Below is a window of Oceanipulchritudo coccoides DNA.
CACGCGGATCGCGATACCGGACTTTTGCCTCAATGCGACACTTCTCCGTTAGCGGTTGGGGTGTCAGCCAAGAAATCTGGTGTAGCGTGACCGAGGCATGCCACATCGCGTCGGGGCGTTCACTTTCAAAAGCGACAACAAGTTCGTTGGTCTTGGTATTTTTGGATGCCACGACAAAAAACTCGTTGTCGGTATTCGAGGGAATGCCAATTCCCCGGCGCTGACCAATCGTGTAGCGATGCAGGCCCTTGTGTTCACCAAGGACCTTGCCCTCGAGGTTCACGATCGCTCCCGGCTTTTCCGGAATGAACTTTTCCAGGAAGTCATTGATCTTCACTTCGCCGATGAAACAAATTCCCTGGCTGTCTTTTTTCTCGGCATTGGGCAGGCCGATCTTCTTCGCCAGCTCGCGCAGCTCCGGTTTTTTAAATTCACCAACGGGAAAGCGTGCTTGCTCAAGCTGATCCGGCCGGATCATGCAGAGGAAGTAGCTCTGGTCCTTGTTCTCATCGACGCCCTCGTGCAGCTGTGGTCCGTCGGGACCCATTTTCCTGCGGCAGTAGTGACCCGTCGCTACAGCATCGAATCCATTGTCCAGGGCCCAGTCGAGAAGTACCCCGAATTTCATCTCGCGGTTGCACAT
It encodes the following:
- the mnmA gene encoding tRNA 2-thiouridine(34) synthase MnmA; translated protein: MSNPSSKPRLLVALSGGVDSAVAAWKAIEDGYEVEAAYMKNWINEEEVFGNCPWMQDIEDGRAVADHLGIPFRVLNFMEAYRERIVAYLVDGYAKGLTPNPDVMCNREMKFGVLLDWALDNGFDAVATGHYCRRKMGPDGPQLHEGVDENKDQSYFLCMIRPDQLEQARFPVGEFKKPELRELAKKIGLPNAEKKDSQGICFIGEVKINDFLEKFIPEKPGAIVNLEGKVLGEHKGLHRYTIGQRRGIGIPSNTDNEFFVVASKNTKTNELVVAFESERPDAMWHASVTLHQISWLTPQPLTEKCRIEAKVRYRDPRVHATFEPNGTGGGIVTFDEPQRALAAGQVCALYDGERVLGGGVYL